The Mucilaginibacter mallensis genome has a segment encoding these proteins:
- a CDS encoding DUF4397 domain-containing protein, with protein sequence MKTISIYKSLFAGLAFMIIAGGLSSCKKNTIDASGQFNIKVVNASATAGPQSFTLANSVLVSGGLNFTDVSAYINAPSGKNMVMEFKPDGTNSDYATGSLYTANGVSFTVYLVGKGSSARVKAFQDDLGASNDGKVKIKFIHLSDNAPSDVVIKNSTGSTLVNDVSRNIASGYIYVDPGTFSVQLIGLVSGKNLGTFSFNDLQAGKIYSLYFTDDANGLLVMNEILHN encoded by the coding sequence ATGAAAACAATCTCAATTTATAAAAGTCTTTTTGCGGGCCTTGCATTCATGATAATAGCTGGTGGCCTTTCATCATGCAAAAAAAATACTATCGATGCTTCCGGGCAATTTAATATTAAAGTTGTAAATGCTTCGGCTACCGCCGGACCGCAGAGCTTTACACTGGCAAATTCGGTACTGGTAAGCGGCGGGCTTAATTTTACTGACGTATCGGCTTACATTAACGCTCCTTCGGGAAAGAATATGGTTATGGAGTTTAAGCCTGACGGAACAAACTCTGATTATGCAACCGGTTCACTTTATACTGCTAATGGTGTAAGTTTCACGGTTTATTTGGTTGGGAAAGGCTCTTCGGCAAGAGTGAAAGCTTTTCAGGATGATTTGGGTGCATCTAACGATGGAAAAGTAAAGATTAAGTTTATCCATTTAAGTGATAACGCGCCGTCTGATGTGGTTATTAAAAATTCCACAGGTAGTACCCTTGTTAACGACGTTAGCAGAAATATTGCCAGTGGTTATATATATGTTGACCCGGGAACCTTTTCCGTACAATTGATAGGTTTAGTTTCGGGGAAAAATTTAGGAACCTTTAGTTTTAATGATCTGCAGGCAGGGAAAATCTATTCGCTGTATTTCACAGACGATGCTAACGGATTACTTGTAATGAATGAAATTCTGCATAATTGA
- a CDS encoding helix-turn-helix transcriptional regulator: MLIEFITQPQFSFLTAFAEALHVPVVNNELQIPASLGEGFVRRVDLNDDFRLLIHRYRLDQELILKRVGSKDPASFISVIFYNNEEPVSLVTDDEEQHNFSRYNDMAIQIASNNFDSVITFPANTEIYYTVIGLSTSRLKTLLELRQPDALIDAIVNPKESFLFYESMGTETQMTLRQLSEPQAENGLAGFYYRIKAESLLFDVFNQLHNRQQARHSPVNKADAEKLFLIREAILSDLGQPPSLPGLAKLGGMSETKMKDLFRQVFGDSIYNYYQTARMEEAAYLLRHKNYSVSEAGYQLGFSNLSHFTRLFERHHQQKPKKYALGG; this comes from the coding sequence ATGTTAATAGAGTTTATCACTCAGCCACAATTTAGCTTTTTGACAGCCTTTGCCGAAGCGTTGCATGTGCCTGTGGTTAACAACGAGCTGCAAATCCCCGCTTCACTTGGCGAGGGTTTCGTGCGCCGGGTTGACCTTAATGATGATTTCCGTTTGCTGATACACCGCTACCGGCTCGACCAGGAACTGATATTAAAACGTGTTGGTTCAAAGGATCCGGCAAGCTTTATCAGCGTAATTTTTTATAACAATGAAGAGCCGGTAAGCCTGGTTACTGATGATGAGGAACAACACAATTTCAGCCGGTATAATGATATGGCGATCCAGATCGCCTCTAACAATTTTGATTCTGTGATCACTTTCCCGGCTAATACCGAGATCTATTATACTGTAATAGGGCTCAGCACTTCCCGCCTGAAAACGTTGCTGGAACTCCGTCAGCCCGATGCCTTGATCGATGCCATTGTGAACCCAAAAGAATCCTTCCTTTTTTATGAAAGCATGGGCACTGAAACACAAATGACACTCCGACAGCTATCAGAACCGCAGGCAGAGAACGGACTAGCCGGTTTTTACTACCGGATCAAAGCGGAATCGTTATTGTTCGATGTATTTAATCAGCTGCATAATCGCCAGCAGGCTCGGCATAGTCCGGTTAATAAAGCCGATGCGGAAAAGCTCTTTTTGATCAGGGAAGCTATACTCAGCGATCTTGGTCAGCCGCCCAGCCTGCCCGGGTTGGCTAAACTGGGCGGCATGAGCGAAACCAAAATGAAAGATCTGTTCCGGCAGGTATTTGGCGATAGCATCTACAATTACTACCAAACAGCCCGAATGGAAGAAGCAGCCTATCTGCTCAGGCACAAAAATTATTCAGTAAGCGAAGCGGGGTACCAACTGGGTTTTAGCAATTTGAGTCACTTTACCCGGTTATTCGAGCGGCACCATCAGCAGAAGCCCAAAAAATACGCTTTGGGCGGATAG
- a CDS encoding alpha/beta hydrolase, giving the protein MALSEEVLQTIAFAEAHGYDKLNRFPAKQTREMMKLAPPNPNPTPVAQVINTITAKDNIPIRIYIPEGDGPFPVVSYFHGGGFVLMSLDTHDEICRQICANTSAVVMSADYKLAPEHPYPAGPESCVTATLWMIENAHRYQGIPERMAVAGDSAGGYMALYVAQKLTAAGVKLKAQFATYPVTDHYTADHPSWDENRKGYVLTAQLMQWFWDSFLIDPAGFEEASILRSKDFSGLPPALMMTANYDPLRDEGKAYADKLKAVGVDTVYKNYENTHGFFGMGTMGQEAMRMASEFLKAKLNS; this is encoded by the coding sequence ATGGCACTTTCTGAAGAAGTATTGCAAACTATTGCCTTTGCCGAAGCGCATGGCTACGATAAATTGAACCGTTTCCCCGCTAAACAAACCAGGGAAATGATGAAGCTGGCACCACCGAACCCAAATCCCACACCGGTAGCGCAGGTGATCAACACCATCACCGCAAAAGATAATATCCCGATCAGGATCTATATTCCAGAAGGTGATGGGCCATTTCCGGTGGTATCCTATTTTCATGGCGGTGGCTTTGTGTTGATGAGTTTGGATACGCATGATGAAATTTGCCGGCAGATCTGTGCAAACACAAGCGCGGTGGTGATGTCGGCAGATTATAAGCTGGCACCCGAGCATCCTTATCCCGCAGGCCCGGAAAGCTGTGTTACAGCTACGCTTTGGATGATTGAAAATGCACATCGCTATCAAGGCATACCTGAACGCATGGCTGTAGCCGGCGACAGTGCAGGAGGATACATGGCCCTGTATGTAGCACAAAAGCTGACTGCCGCAGGCGTTAAGCTTAAAGCCCAGTTCGCTACCTATCCTGTAACCGATCATTACACCGCCGATCATCCCTCATGGGATGAAAACAGGAAAGGATATGTACTCACTGCTCAATTAATGCAATGGTTTTGGGATAGCTTTTTAATAGACCCGGCCGGTTTTGAAGAAGCTTCTATTTTAAGATCAAAGGATTTTTCGGGTTTACCCCCTGCTTTAATGATGACCGCAAACTACGATCCGCTTCGCGACGAGGGGAAAGCCTATGCCGACAAACTAAAGGCAGTCGGGGTAGATACTGTGTATAAAAACTACGAAAACACACATGGGTTTTTCGGCATGGGCACTATGGGGCAGGAAGCCATGCGTATGGCCAGCGAATTTTTAAAAGCTAAGCTCAATAGTTAG
- a CDS encoding alkene reductase produces the protein MKKLLMPYSSPALNLKNHLVMAPMTRSRAIGNLPNALMAEYYSQRSGAGLIITEGTAPAPEALGYARIPGIFSSEQIEGWKLTTSAVHKNNTKIFLQLMHTGRIGHPANLPEDVQVVGASTIAAAGQMHTDIAGMQDYPVPVALSTLGVQNVISGYVSAAKNAIAAGFDGVELHAANGYLIEQFLNPNVNNRTDIYGGSMENRARFAIEVAQRVADAIGKEKVGVRISPNSTLGDLQAYDADTTQETYIHLSREFNRIGLAYVHISINPQIPAQTLAAIRTEFEGTLIYCNTYTAEKAEAELNNGDADLIAFGRAFLANPDLEQRIINGTELNAPDFTTLYTPSSKGYTDYPVLFN, from the coding sequence ATGAAAAAGTTATTGATGCCCTATAGTAGCCCGGCACTGAATTTGAAAAACCATTTAGTAATGGCCCCCATGACCCGCAGCCGTGCAATCGGCAACCTGCCCAATGCACTGATGGCTGAATATTACAGCCAGCGCAGTGGTGCGGGATTGATCATCACCGAAGGTACTGCCCCTGCTCCTGAAGCTTTGGGTTATGCCCGTATCCCCGGTATCTTTTCATCTGAACAGATCGAAGGCTGGAAACTGACAACTTCGGCCGTACATAAAAACAACACCAAAATATTTCTGCAACTCATGCATACCGGCCGTATTGGTCACCCCGCTAATTTGCCTGAGGACGTACAAGTGGTAGGCGCATCGACTATTGCAGCAGCCGGGCAGATGCATACCGACATAGCTGGCATGCAGGATTATCCTGTTCCTGTGGCGTTATCTACCCTAGGGGTACAGAATGTGATCAGCGGATATGTTAGCGCCGCAAAAAATGCGATTGCCGCAGGTTTTGATGGTGTTGAACTACATGCCGCCAATGGCTACCTGATTGAGCAATTCCTGAACCCGAACGTAAATAACCGTACAGATATTTATGGTGGCAGTATGGAAAACAGGGCCAGGTTTGCGATAGAAGTGGCGCAACGCGTAGCTGATGCTATCGGTAAAGAAAAAGTGGGGGTCAGGATCTCACCAAACTCCACCCTGGGCGACCTGCAAGCCTATGATGCCGATACCACACAGGAAACTTATATTCATTTGAGCAGGGAGTTTAACCGTATCGGCCTTGCTTATGTACATATTAGCATAAATCCGCAGATACCTGCACAAACCTTAGCAGCTATACGTACCGAATTTGAAGGAACACTGATCTATTGTAACACCTATACTGCCGAAAAAGCCGAAGCAGAGCTAAACAATGGAGATGCGGACCTCATCGCCTTTGGCAGAGCCTTTTTGGCCAACCCCGATCTGGAGCAGCGTATTATTAACGGAACAGAGTTGAACGCACCGGATTTTACAACCTTGTATACACCTAGCTCTAAAGGATACACCGATTATCCAGTCTTGTTCAATTAA
- a CDS encoding DUF2141 domain-containing protein, translating to MKRTMLWGIHLVAGALMIFLSSYKQNKETEVKITGIRSARGQLVLTVFKDQASYDAEKPCKTFLFDKKDLSNGSLTVKCGLEAGVYGITLVDDENGNGKIDKNLIGIPKEGFGFSNFFMEKLKKPTFDDFKVNLKTYPTIDIKVKYM from the coding sequence ATGAAAAGAACAATGTTATGGGGCATACACCTTGTTGCAGGTGCGCTCATGATTTTCCTTTCTTCCTATAAGCAGAATAAGGAAACTGAGGTGAAAATCACCGGTATCAGATCAGCCAGGGGCCAACTTGTTTTGACTGTTTTTAAAGACCAGGCCAGTTATGATGCCGAAAAGCCTTGCAAAACATTCCTATTCGACAAAAAGGATTTATCGAACGGCAGCTTAACGGTAAAATGTGGATTGGAAGCAGGCGTTTATGGCATCACCTTAGTGGACGACGAAAATGGGAATGGTAAAATCGACAAAAATTTGATCGGTATTCCTAAAGAAGGATTCGGGTTCTCCAATTTCTTCATGGAAAAGTTAAAAAAACCAACCTTCGACGATTTTAAGGTTAACCTGAAAACTTATCCTACAATTGATATTAAAGTGAAGTATATGTAG
- a CDS encoding SIP domain-containing protein: MGIIAKLISSILNKAKISYKAQLTPDAYHIQLKGVTIQQADFIPGNFLRVFVGKNKDLAFKDNIRSYSVWKLDKIEGTLDLVVCVHSNGPGSAWAMNCAVGDEVAFGWHKSSLAVDNAADNHLFIGDSSALGHLYEMNRSLSNGSRVQSIIYSPDKKNLFEDIDNTRPFEFYNFADNAGAHILKKIPDLIRNFSPNSMVYVAGDSRVCIQVHNYFRKELKWDARRIKAKPFWNPLKKGLE, encoded by the coding sequence ATGGGAATTATTGCAAAACTAATTAGCAGCATTTTAAATAAGGCAAAGATAAGTTACAAAGCGCAACTTACGCCTGACGCCTACCACATTCAGTTAAAAGGTGTCACCATTCAGCAAGCCGATTTTATACCTGGAAATTTTCTACGGGTATTTGTGGGAAAAAACAAGGATCTGGCATTTAAGGATAATATCCGTAGTTATTCCGTCTGGAAGTTGGACAAAATCGAGGGAACACTCGACCTGGTTGTTTGTGTACATTCAAACGGTCCGGGTTCCGCTTGGGCAATGAACTGCGCGGTTGGCGATGAGGTGGCTTTCGGCTGGCACAAAAGCAGTTTAGCTGTTGACAATGCTGCCGATAACCATCTGTTTATAGGCGATTCATCGGCTTTAGGCCATTTGTATGAAATGAACCGTAGTTTATCAAACGGTAGCCGTGTTCAAAGCATTATTTATAGCCCCGATAAAAAAAATCTTTTCGAGGATATTGACAATACCCGACCATTTGAATTTTATAATTTCGCCGACAATGCAGGTGCCCATATACTGAAAAAAATACCGGACTTAATCCGGAACTTTTCGCCAAATAGCATGGTTTACGTCGCAGGTGATAGTCGTGTATGCATTCAGGTACACAACTATTTTCGTAAAGAATTAAAGTGGGATGCCCGTCGCATAAAAGCCAAGCCATTCTGGAACCCGTTGAAAAAAGGATTGGAGTAA
- a CDS encoding sensor histidine kinase — MHFPRPLPYLISLLVVWLCYSQAQGQSVLIRQEQHRLPFIKDSISQVNSLNRIGMLYHLKNPDSCFYYGMKAKTIAIRLHYRKGVTDADNVIATALFLRGLSRESLQLFSTVLHDYQQESDTANIAQALMNMATVYASITDTTQAKILSRRAIQTGRNLKQDSIMSLVYANYCMLNGALSDDSVRYYLDKSQKIALRYKDQRMLIAILQIRAGMLLNKNLKKEALPLIIRSLSEARNAGMEYLQANSLELYAAYYSDKPDSVRSYYDRIYQLAQEKGYIFLRVPVLKVVLTYTEMAGNKDKIIAVHRLLEAALTAENENQKKFIGDYIKYNAIQDDNILLETNNKNNKTEIFLLITGCLVSIMLIIFIYRLYKLSRHLNKQISEQNSNMQKTLIDLEQSQADNTRMMQIAAHDLRNPIGGITSIAALMLDDDDRSTEDRMMLELIKTSGQNSLELVSDLLQVHTKVEELKKEHVDLSLMLHYCVGLMHYKAEAKGQQLKLHTTPVTLSVNREKLWRVISNLIANAIKFSPSGADIYVDVQELNGRVLITVEDHGIGIPIEMKDKIFDMFTEAKRAGTAGEQPFGLGLAISKQIVEAHGGRIWFESKSGNGTTFFVELPIL; from the coding sequence ATGCATTTTCCCAGGCCGCTCCCTTATCTTATCTCACTTCTTGTGGTATGGCTTTGCTATAGCCAGGCACAAGGGCAGTCTGTGCTGATACGGCAGGAACAGCACAGACTGCCTTTCATAAAAGATAGTATCAGCCAGGTCAACAGCCTAAACCGGATAGGAATGCTCTACCATCTGAAAAATCCCGACAGTTGTTTTTATTATGGGATGAAAGCTAAAACTATAGCTATCAGGTTACATTACCGCAAGGGGGTAACAGATGCGGACAATGTAATTGCTACAGCACTTTTTCTGAGGGGGTTGAGCAGGGAGTCATTGCAATTATTCAGCACGGTACTGCATGATTACCAACAGGAGTCAGATACGGCAAATATAGCTCAGGCACTTATGAACATGGCTACCGTATATGCCAGTATTACTGATACTACCCAGGCTAAAATACTTTCCCGCCGGGCCATCCAAACGGGCCGCAACCTGAAACAGGACAGCATCATGAGCCTGGTATATGCTAATTATTGTATGCTCAATGGCGCACTTTCTGATGACAGTGTACGGTATTACCTGGATAAATCACAGAAAATTGCACTACGTTACAAAGATCAGCGGATGCTGATTGCCATACTGCAGATACGGGCGGGTATGCTGCTTAATAAAAATCTCAAAAAGGAGGCCTTGCCACTGATCATTCGGTCCTTATCCGAAGCGAGGAATGCCGGAATGGAATATCTTCAAGCCAACTCGCTGGAGCTGTATGCCGCTTATTATTCGGACAAACCCGATAGTGTACGGAGTTATTATGACCGTATCTATCAGCTGGCGCAGGAAAAGGGGTACATTTTTCTAAGGGTCCCAGTATTAAAAGTCGTTTTAACCTATACCGAAATGGCTGGCAATAAAGATAAGATCATTGCCGTTCACCGTTTACTGGAAGCAGCGCTGACAGCAGAGAATGAAAACCAGAAAAAATTCATTGGCGACTATATCAAATATAATGCGATACAGGATGATAACATATTGCTGGAAACCAATAATAAAAATAATAAGACTGAAATATTTCTGCTGATTACGGGTTGCCTGGTAAGTATTATGCTGATCATTTTCATTTACCGTCTATATAAGCTCTCCCGCCATTTAAACAAGCAGATTAGCGAACAGAACAGCAATATGCAAAAAACGCTGATTGACTTGGAGCAAAGCCAGGCAGATAATACCCGGATGATGCAGATCGCGGCGCATGATCTTCGCAATCCCATTGGCGGTATTACTTCTATAGCCGCTCTTATGCTGGATGATGACGACCGTTCAACAGAAGACCGGATGATGCTGGAACTGATCAAAACTTCGGGACAAAACTCTTTAGAACTGGTTAGCGACCTGCTCCAGGTACATACAAAGGTTGAAGAACTAAAAAAAGAACATGTTGACCTCTCCCTTATGCTCCATTATTGCGTGGGTCTGATGCATTATAAGGCAGAAGCAAAGGGACAGCAACTTAAATTACATACCACACCTGTTACCTTGTCGGTTAACCGGGAAAAGTTGTGGCGGGTAATAAGTAATTTAATTGCCAATGCTATAAAATTCAGCCCCAGCGGTGCTGACATCTATGTAGATGTACAGGAACTGAATGGCCGTGTGCTAATCACCGTGGAAGATCATGGCATCGGGATTCCTATTGAAATGAAGGACAAAATATTTGATATGTTCACCGAAGCAAAAAGAGCCGGAACAGCCGGTGAACAACCATTTGGCTTAGGATTGGCCATCTCCAAACAAATAGTGGAAGCACATGGGGGTAGGATCTGGTTTGAGAGCAAATCAGGTAACGGAACAACTTTCTTTGTAGAGCTGCCCATACTTTAA